Below is a window of Bacillota bacterium DNA.
ACTTCACCATTAAGAACATTGAACGACCTCCAAACTTTGATTGAGAAAAAGCTAAAATCAGACGCAGATGTTGTGTTCTCTGTAACTGACTCTCGAAGAAATCCGTATTTCAATATGGTGATGAAATCTGACAAGGGATACGTGCGTGTTATTAGATCAAATTTTAATGCAAGACAAGAAGCACCAGAAATATTTGATATGAATGCGTCATTATATGCATATTCTCCTGATTTTCTTAAGAGTGGTAAAGAAATTTTCGAAGGGAACTGCGATATAATAAAGATGATTGATACAGCTGTGTTAGACATAGATAATGAGAATGATTTTGAAATAATGGAAGTTATAGCAAAGTATTTGTTCAATAACAATCAAGATATGAGTATCGTTAGAAAGAATATTGAAGCAC
It encodes the following:
- a CDS encoding acylneuraminate cytidylyltransferase family protein; amino-acid sequence: MKILFTICGRAGSKGVKNKNIKIFLGFFLPFYTVSVIDLFIKANRNHECDIVLNTDSDDLINLFINNLDMPIHIVKRESRLSGDNIPKIQVIQNSYYVIKQRLKKDYEMVVDLDITSPLRTLNDLQTLIEKKLKSDADVVFSVTDSRRNPYFNMVMKSDKGYVRVIRSNFNARQEAPEIFDMNASLYAYSPDFLKSGKEIFEGNCDIIKMIDTAVLDIDNENDFEIMEVIAKYLFNNNQDMSIVRKNIEALLKES